One window of Chryseobacterium sp. JJR-5R genomic DNA carries:
- a CDS encoding DegT/DnrJ/EryC1/StrS family aminotransferase, with translation MKKIQMVDLQSQYYKIKNDVDNAVLNVMDSAAFINGPEVKSFQNELESYLDVNHVIPCANGTDALQIALMALDLKEGDEIITADFTFAATVEVIHLLKLKSVLVDVDYDTFTISPEAVKKAITPKTKAIIPVHIFGQCADMEAILKIAEEHNLYVIEDNAQAIGAEFTFSDGTVKKAGTMSTVGTTSFFPSKNLGCYGDGGAIFTNNDELAHRLRGIVNHGMYERYYHDEVGVNSRLDSVQAAILRKKLPHLDHYNESRGKAADYYDEAFAGQEHILTPKRAENSSHVFHQYTLRIVNGKRNDLQKFLTEKDVPAMIYYPVALRKQKAYYQESNDADFVNTDRLLEQVISLPMHTELDDEQLKYITEAVLEFMK, from the coding sequence ATGAAAAAGATTCAAATGGTTGACTTACAAAGTCAGTATTACAAAATAAAGAATGATGTGGATAATGCGGTATTAAATGTAATGGATTCTGCGGCTTTTATCAACGGCCCGGAAGTAAAGTCTTTCCAGAATGAATTGGAGTCTTATTTAGATGTAAATCATGTGATTCCCTGTGCAAACGGTACGGATGCCCTCCAGATAGCCTTAATGGCACTTGACCTGAAGGAAGGAGATGAGATCATCACGGCAGATTTTACATTTGCAGCCACTGTGGAAGTCATTCACCTGCTGAAGCTTAAGTCGGTTCTGGTAGATGTTGATTACGATACGTTCACCATTTCGCCCGAAGCTGTTAAAAAAGCAATTACGCCTAAAACAAAAGCAATCATTCCTGTACATATTTTCGGGCAGTGTGCTGATATGGAAGCGATTTTAAAGATTGCAGAAGAGCATAACCTGTATGTGATTGAAGATAATGCACAGGCCATCGGTGCAGAGTTCACTTTTTCAGACGGTACGGTAAAAAAAGCGGGTACGATGTCAACAGTAGGCACCACTTCTTTCTTCCCGTCCAAAAACCTGGGCTGCTACGGAGACGGCGGTGCTATTTTTACCAATAATGACGAGCTGGCCCACCGCTTAAGAGGGATTGTCAACCACGGGATGTATGAAAGGTATTACCATGATGAAGTTGGGGTAAATTCCAGGTTAGACAGCGTGCAGGCGGCTATTTTAAGGAAAAAGCTTCCGCATCTTGACCATTATAACGAATCCAGAGGAAAAGCAGCTGATTATTACGATGAGGCCTTTGCCGGGCAAGAACATATTTTAACTCCCAAAAGAGCAGAAAATTCGTCTCATGTTTTCCATCAGTATACCCTGAGGATCGTGAACGGAAAAAGGAATGACTTACAGAAATTCCTGACTGAAAAAGATGTTCCGGCCATGATCTATTATCCTGTAGCCCTGAGAAAACAGAAGGCCTATTACCAGGAAAGCAATGATGCGGATTTTGTAAATACAGACAGGCTGCTGGAACAGGTAATTTCACTTCCCATGCATACCGAACTGGATGATGAACAGCTAAAGTACATTACGGAAGCCGTGCTTGAATTTATGAAATAA
- a CDS encoding phosphoenolpyruvate carboxylase, with translation MRHDRRAEKFRQIVENKFQIYNSLFMSLPYDKMTNIGMLLPFLCEESKAGYEAGKTPEEIVEEFFKNHTSLQTEEQKLELLFKIIQYIERQVVLFDSIEDAAFPGLHSESDKGTVTHLYERSLQDHKLEKVREKLKDFAVKIVFTAHPTQFYPNSVQRILHDLRNAITRDSVTDIDMLLQQLGKTPFVNKEKPTPIDEAMSIIYYLRYVYYDTIGELFTKIKSTFGNDHFHLHEDVIQLGFWPGGDRDGNPFVTADVTKRVAQELHSAILKAYYNNLKSVRRRLSFRGVSEVLGKLSNELYAAIFRNEKITAEDIIRRIDEAEKIVVEDHNSLFVDLLTDFRDRVKIFGTHFATLDVRQDSRVHQAVIDEVFAKTSGNTEAGYEEKFNHLIQMSETVDPEDFEDIVKDTLLTVTQIAQIQQMNGTRGMNRYIISNSDAVKDVMNVYAFFRICGYKDEEINMDIVPLFETMEGLANAENVMSELYRNPVYQKHLEGRGNQQTIMLGFSDGTKDGGYLKANWEIYKAKELLTALSEQNGVKVVFFDGRGGPPARGGGKTHDFYASQGSTIANNKIELTIQGQTITSIFGNKEQAKYNFEQLLTAGVENDVFKNAKKDLTEQERTLMIELSDISYQKYSDLKAHPMFVPYLQEMSTLEYYGRTNIGSRPSKRGSGNELKFEDLRAIPFVGSWAQLKQNVPGFFGFGFAMQQVKEQGRFDEVRELYKGSDFFRTLVLNSMMSMNKTYFPLTYYIKNNPKFGPFWTVLFDEYRLSKEIMLELTGFAMLQEEDALSRKSVKIREKIVLPLLSIQQYALMKIQKGEGNREAYEKLVMRSLFGNINASRNSA, from the coding sequence ATGAGACACGACCGACGCGCAGAAAAATTCAGGCAGATCGTGGAAAATAAATTCCAGATCTACAATTCTTTGTTTATGAGCCTGCCTTATGATAAAATGACCAACATCGGGATGCTGCTCCCGTTTCTTTGCGAAGAAAGCAAAGCAGGTTACGAAGCAGGAAAAACCCCTGAAGAAATCGTAGAAGAATTTTTTAAAAACCATACCAGCCTCCAGACGGAAGAACAGAAGCTTGAGCTGCTTTTTAAGATCATCCAGTATATCGAAAGGCAGGTAGTCCTTTTTGACAGTATTGAAGATGCAGCCTTTCCAGGTCTGCATTCCGAGAGCGATAAAGGAACGGTAACCCATTTATATGAACGCTCGCTGCAGGACCATAAGCTTGAAAAAGTACGTGAGAAACTGAAGGATTTTGCCGTTAAAATTGTTTTCACGGCGCATCCCACGCAGTTTTACCCCAATTCCGTACAGAGAATCCTGCATGATCTCAGGAATGCCATTACCAGAGATTCGGTAACTGATATTGATATGCTTCTCCAGCAATTAGGGAAAACCCCGTTCGTCAATAAAGAAAAGCCGACGCCTATTGATGAAGCCATGAGCATCATCTATTATCTGAGGTATGTGTATTACGATACCATCGGGGAGCTTTTTACCAAGATCAAATCAACTTTCGGCAATGATCATTTCCATTTGCATGAAGACGTAATCCAGCTGGGGTTCTGGCCGGGAGGTGATCGAGACGGAAACCCCTTCGTTACCGCGGATGTTACCAAAAGAGTAGCACAAGAACTGCATTCCGCAATTTTAAAAGCCTATTACAACAACCTCAAATCCGTGCGGAGAAGGCTCAGTTTCAGAGGTGTTTCCGAAGTTTTAGGGAAATTAAGCAATGAACTGTATGCAGCCATTTTCAGGAATGAAAAAATTACGGCGGAAGATATCATCAGAAGGATTGACGAAGCAGAGAAGATCGTTGTGGAAGATCACAATTCATTGTTTGTAGATCTGCTGACTGATTTCAGGGACCGTGTAAAGATTTTCGGGACCCATTTTGCGACATTGGATGTCCGGCAGGACAGCAGAGTTCACCAGGCCGTTATTGATGAAGTTTTTGCCAAAACATCCGGGAATACAGAAGCCGGCTATGAAGAAAAGTTCAATCACCTGATTCAGATGTCTGAAACGGTTGATCCGGAAGACTTTGAAGATATTGTTAAAGATACTTTGCTTACGGTTACGCAGATCGCGCAAATCCAGCAAATGAACGGCACAAGGGGAATGAACAGGTACATTATTTCCAATTCCGATGCCGTGAAAGACGTTATGAATGTCTATGCATTCTTCAGGATATGCGGGTATAAAGATGAAGAGATCAATATGGATATTGTTCCGCTTTTTGAAACCATGGAAGGCCTGGCCAATGCAGAAAATGTAATGAGCGAGCTGTACCGGAACCCGGTGTACCAGAAACACCTGGAAGGAAGGGGGAACCAGCAGACCATTATGCTGGGCTTTTCAGACGGAACCAAAGACGGCGGATACCTGAAGGCCAACTGGGAGATTTACAAAGCCAAAGAACTTCTTACCGCGCTTTCTGAACAGAACGGGGTTAAAGTGGTGTTCTTTGACGGAAGAGGCGGGCCGCCGGCGAGAGGAGGCGGAAAAACCCATGACTTTTATGCTTCGCAGGGAAGCACCATTGCCAATAATAAGATTGAATTGACGATTCAGGGACAGACCATTACCAGTATCTTCGGGAACAAGGAACAGGCGAAATACAACTTTGAGCAGCTTCTGACGGCCGGTGTGGAAAATGATGTCTTTAAAAATGCCAAAAAAGATTTAACGGAACAAGAACGGACCCTGATGATAGAATTGTCCGATATCAGCTATCAGAAATATTCGGATCTTAAAGCGCATCCTATGTTTGTGCCCTATCTTCAGGAAATGAGCACGCTGGAATATTACGGAAGGACCAATATCGGAAGCCGCCCGTCAAAAAGAGGCAGCGGAAACGAGCTTAAATTCGAAGACCTGAGAGCCATCCCGTTTGTAGGATCCTGGGCACAGCTGAAACAGAATGTTCCCGGGTTTTTCGGTTTCGGGTTTGCCATGCAGCAGGTTAAGGAACAGGGAAGGTTTGATGAGGTGAGGGAATTATACAAAGGCTCAGACTTTTTCAGAACGCTGGTGCTCAACTCCATGATGAGTATGAATAAAACGTATTTCCCGCTGACCTATTATATTAAAAACAACCCTAAATTCGGCCCGTTCTGGACGGTCTTGTTTGATGAATACCGGCTTTCCAAGGAAATCATGCTGGAACTGACCGGTTTTGCCATGCTTCAGGAAGAAGATGCCTTATCAAGGAAATCCGTGAAAATCCGTGAGAAGATCGTACTGCCGTTGCTGAGTATCCAGCAGTATGCCCTGATGAAAATCCAGAAAGGTGAAGGAAACAGGGAAGCTTATGAGAAACTGGTGATGCGCTCGCTGTTCGGGAATATTAATGCAAGCAGGAATTCAGCTTAA
- the galE gene encoding UDP-glucose 4-epimerase GalE produces MAILVTGGLGYIGSHTVVELLNNNFEVVIVDDLSNSEKFILRNIEEITGRKPVFYPFDLKRRELLTQVFNAHQIDGCINFAASKAVGESQLKPVDYYENNLFSLINILQEFKERGISNFIFSSSCTVYGQADQMPIDENTPLKMPESVYGKTKQMGEEILTDFAKAYQRKISLLRYFNPIGAHPSAKLGELPIGIPNNLVPYVMQTAAGIRESLSIWGNDYPTEDGTAVRDYIYVVDLAKAHVAALKKLMDNDSAEAVIDIFNLGTGKGSSVLEVVKAFETANNVEVKYHICNRREGDITVAYANVDKAEKELGWKSETSLEEALKSVWQWQNYLVSRNV; encoded by the coding sequence ATGGCAATACTCGTAACAGGAGGTCTCGGATATATCGGTTCACATACGGTGGTAGAACTTTTAAATAACAATTTCGAAGTAGTGATCGTTGATGACTTATCGAATTCAGAAAAATTTATTTTAAGAAATATTGAGGAGATTACCGGAAGAAAACCGGTCTTTTACCCTTTTGATCTAAAAAGGAGAGAACTTCTTACCCAGGTTTTTAATGCACACCAGATTGACGGCTGCATTAATTTTGCCGCTTCAAAAGCAGTGGGTGAAAGCCAGCTGAAGCCTGTTGATTATTATGAGAACAACCTGTTTTCTCTGATTAACATCCTGCAGGAATTTAAAGAGCGTGGGATTTCCAACTTTATCTTCAGTTCATCCTGCACGGTATACGGGCAGGCAGACCAGATGCCTATTGACGAAAATACCCCTCTGAAAATGCCGGAAAGCGTGTATGGGAAAACCAAGCAGATGGGAGAAGAAATCCTGACTGATTTTGCCAAGGCATACCAACGCAAAATTTCATTATTGAGGTATTTTAACCCGATCGGGGCGCATCCTTCTGCAAAATTGGGTGAACTGCCTATCGGGATCCCGAACAATCTGGTCCCTTATGTGATGCAGACTGCTGCCGGAATCCGTGAAAGCCTCAGCATCTGGGGGAATGATTATCCTACGGAAGACGGAACAGCGGTGCGTGATTACATTTATGTGGTTGACCTGGCAAAAGCCCATGTCGCTGCCTTAAAAAAACTGATGGACAACGATTCTGCTGAAGCGGTGATTGATATTTTTAACCTGGGGACCGGAAAAGGATCTTCAGTTCTTGAAGTGGTCAAAGCTTTTGAAACAGCAAACAATGTTGAAGTTAAATACCACATCTGCAACCGTAGGGAGGGAGATATTACCGTTGCTTATGCCAATGTTGACAAAGCAGAGAAAGAACTCGGCTGGAAATCTGAAACTTCCCTGGAAGAAGCATTAAAGTCTGTTTGGCAGTGGCAGAACTATCTGGTATCTAGGAATGTTTAA
- a CDS encoding membrane lipoprotein lipid attachment site-containing protein has translation MKKIFIFFLLTLILTACGDDCYNAPQPIVFEFVDDQGENLITNGTLDPFSVSDENQVGIPLTKTSDGKVILENVGAYNGTKNYTFYSAVRVFNFSIQSSEFKGGCDGYQINKLTFTGVGIDVKDEHGYYKIILQ, from the coding sequence ATGAAAAAAATATTTATATTCTTTTTACTGACCTTAATTCTGACAGCCTGTGGTGACGACTGTTATAACGCTCCTCAGCCGATTGTTTTTGAATTCGTTGATGATCAGGGCGAAAATCTGATTACTAACGGAACCCTGGATCCGTTTTCGGTGAGCGACGAAAACCAGGTGGGTATACCGCTTACCAAAACTTCTGACGGCAAGGTGATTTTAGAGAATGTAGGGGCTTACAACGGGACAAAAAACTATACATTTTATTCCGCGGTCAGAGTTTTTAATTTTTCAATCCAGTCATCCGAATTTAAAGGAGGCTGTGACGGATACCAGATTAATAAATTAACGTTTACCGGGGTAGGCATTGATGTAAAAGACGAACACGGCTATTACAAAATTATCCTGCAATAA
- a CDS encoding methyltransferase domain-containing protein, producing MAWNPELYDQFKKERSAPFFDLLKLVIPRDNLKVIDLGCGTGELTSELPDYLPGSEITGIDYSSEMLEKAKLLETDKLKFYQRTIEEQLESDQTFDLVISNAAIQWCDDHEKLFPEIISKINKGGQLAVQVPSNHDFIVHQLLRKVAETEPYKSAYGSWERHYSVLKTEAYAWIMFDHRGSEITVFEKVYPLVMDNAEAVFTWASGTAMIPYMEMLPGDLQEGFKENYKRELKHIFMKSPVFYPFKRTFISATF from the coding sequence ATGGCCTGGAATCCTGAACTTTACGATCAATTTAAAAAAGAACGGTCTGCACCGTTTTTTGACCTCTTAAAACTGGTTATTCCCAGGGACAATCTGAAAGTTATTGATCTGGGCTGCGGAACGGGTGAACTGACTTCAGAACTGCCGGATTATTTACCGGGATCAGAAATTACCGGGATTGATTATTCTTCAGAAATGCTGGAAAAAGCAAAGCTTCTTGAAACAGACAAACTAAAATTTTATCAGAGAACCATTGAAGAGCAGCTGGAGTCAGACCAAACGTTTGACCTGGTTATTTCCAATGCAGCCATTCAATGGTGCGACGATCATGAAAAACTATTCCCGGAAATTATCAGTAAAATTAACAAAGGCGGACAGTTGGCCGTTCAGGTTCCTTCCAATCATGATTTTATCGTACATCAGCTGTTAAGAAAAGTAGCGGAAACCGAACCTTATAAATCAGCTTACGGTTCATGGGAGAGACACTATTCCGTTTTGAAAACTGAAGCCTATGCCTGGATTATGTTTGATCATCGGGGCAGTGAAATTACGGTTTTTGAGAAAGTTTATCCTCTTGTGATGGATAATGCAGAAGCTGTTTTCACCTGGGCTTCGGGAACAGCCATGATTCCTTATATGGAAATGCTTCCCGGAGATCTGCAGGAAGGCTTCAAAGAAAATTATAAAAGAGAACTAAAACATATTTTTATGAAATCACCGGTCTTTTATCCTTTTAAAAGAACCTTTATTTCAGCAACATTTTAA
- a CDS encoding S8/S53 family peptidase yields MKKTLLFCLLAGYSAGFAQTSLVFVFFKDKPNKAVFYADPLSELSQKSLSRRTALGIALNDQDAPIEQSYIQNVQTLGFTVTDYSKWLNGVAVNATPAQIATLQAQAYVQSVESFAKNTSGIPKYKNVNKWETVADGSGSANKTLTTFDYGSGSGQIDQVNIRPLHLAGYTGTGVTVAVIDAGFPYVDTGSAFSRLWTNGHIKGGYDFVTKGTDIYNTSISNHGSVVLGAIGGYIQGTFVGAAPDADFYLYRSENAAVEIPEEELYWIEAAEEADRKGVDLITTSLGYATFDDPKYNYTYANLNGTTSFIARGAEIAVSKGIFTLFAAGNSGAQPWHYILTPADNAKVFTIGSVDAAGASSDFSSYGPNASGVIKPDASTRGSNATSVNNSSTVQVNGTSIATPIATGGVACLLQAFSTMNRDAMRDRLRQTASLYPNHTNQMGYGILNFGSFYNTVLNTSETVQVKQLSIFPNPVKDILNIATEKEVLSVELYDNLGRLVMKIDHQKSVKVGDFPKGVYYLKILTKDKIFYEKIIKE; encoded by the coding sequence ATGAAAAAAACTTTACTTTTTTGTCTTTTAGCAGGTTACTCTGCCGGTTTCGCACAGACCTCGCTGGTTTTTGTGTTTTTCAAAGACAAGCCGAACAAGGCTGTTTTTTACGCCGATCCCCTGTCTGAACTCTCTCAGAAATCCCTCAGCCGGAGAACGGCATTGGGCATAGCCCTCAATGACCAGGACGCGCCGATTGAACAGTCGTATATTCAGAATGTCCAGACTCTGGGTTTTACGGTTACGGATTATTCAAAATGGCTGAACGGTGTGGCCGTAAATGCAACGCCTGCCCAGATAGCTACCCTTCAGGCTCAGGCGTATGTGCAGTCGGTGGAAAGCTTTGCCAAAAATACGTCCGGCATCCCCAAATATAAAAATGTCAATAAATGGGAAACCGTTGCTGACGGTTCTGGTTCTGCCAATAAAACCTTAACGACATTCGATTACGGTTCCGGTTCCGGACAGATCGACCAGGTCAATATCCGCCCGCTCCATCTTGCAGGCTATACGGGAACAGGCGTAACCGTTGCTGTGATTGATGCCGGATTTCCTTATGTTGATACCGGTTCTGCCTTTTCAAGATTATGGACCAACGGGCACATCAAAGGCGGCTATGATTTTGTGACCAAAGGGACCGATATTTACAACACTTCGATCAGCAACCATGGCTCTGTGGTTTTAGGTGCTATCGGAGGATACATTCAGGGTACATTCGTCGGAGCCGCGCCGGATGCTGATTTTTACCTGTACCGAAGTGAAAATGCTGCAGTGGAAATTCCCGAAGAAGAATTATACTGGATTGAAGCTGCCGAAGAAGCAGACCGGAAAGGTGTTGACCTCATCACCACTTCTCTGGGCTATGCCACTTTTGACGATCCGAAATATAATTATACCTATGCAAACCTGAACGGAACCACCTCCTTTATCGCAAGAGGTGCTGAAATTGCCGTCAGTAAAGGGATCTTCACCTTATTTGCCGCCGGAAATTCAGGTGCGCAGCCCTGGCATTATATTTTAACCCCGGCAGATAATGCAAAAGTATTTACCATCGGGTCCGTAGATGCGGCGGGCGCTTCTTCAGATTTTTCATCTTATGGCCCCAATGCTTCAGGTGTTATAAAGCCTGATGCCAGTACAAGAGGATCCAATGCAACTTCCGTTAATAACAGTTCGACCGTCCAGGTGAACGGCACTTCAATTGCCACGCCGATTGCCACCGGAGGGGTCGCCTGCCTGCTCCAGGCATTTTCCACCATGAACAGAGATGCTATGAGAGACCGGCTGAGACAAACCGCCTCCCTGTATCCGAACCACACCAATCAGATGGGTTACGGGATCCTGAATTTCGGAAGTTTCTACAATACCGTACTTAATACTTCGGAAACGGTTCAGGTTAAGCAGCTGAGCATTTTCCCCAATCCTGTTAAGGACATCCTGAATATTGCAACGGAAAAAGAAGTACTGTCAGTGGAACTGTATGACAACCTGGGAAGGCTGGTTATGAAAATTGATCATCAGAAATCGGTAAAGGTTGGGGATTTTCCCAAAGGCGTGTATTACCTTAAGATCCTGACTAAAGATAAAATCTTTTATGAAAAAATAATAAAGGAATAA
- a CDS encoding TonB-dependent receptor domain-containing protein — MNQTEIINIFTKKTLGLTFVLSAAAFAFAQEKVGISGSVVNKSNQPVPYASVTFSNKANKLFSDATLTDEKGQYRLDLAPGAYDITIEAIDYKKSVVNKQITAAGNIGALSVDPETSATNLKTGDIQGVVITAPSTKPYKVELDKRTYDPSQDIVSKGGNLQDVLSNVPSVSVDTDGTVSMRGSSNVRFLINGKPSALLGIDDGANALQSIPADQIERIEVITNPSSKFEASGTAGILNIILKKSKKTGFNGSITGTLGYLPQTNLNTNLSWRKGNLTWFLNGGGGYRESKNTSRNNATYFDAVNATDRLQADQESITESKNDNYNATTGLVYDISDKTSVNASGTVRTFDSSNYGNVFYNYRLLDGSTPSTRRENTGSNNNLAFQGDFGLDHKFDDKGQNLSLSLSLQSSRSYNDTNVTQTESNIERLTNLINQDTTNKTLVGKADYELPIGENSRIEAGYRIDINQNSYDNDVSQKNAPFPDYYFLPTFTYRANYREVFNAGYVQFKSKIGNLGYQLGLRNENSQIDIKYQNLDFFSPRIDKTKNYNNLFPSVFLSYEIAKDNQFLVNYSRRIDRPRSFFLIPNPSYTDNQNIFDGNIDLNPSYVDSYEFGYSISKNKFTVNPTLYFRHSTDDVKMLVYSTDDGAFHTKPINLGTDDRYGLDLNFNWDATKWLKLLGNVDLFGYKTTGISDAPELNGETMSFEGSGFSSRARLTTTFKIDKTFSFQFQGFYRGAQKSENQDRKDMYAISFGASKTVLDGNGTLSFNIQDIFNTRAMRSITKNASFVRDSYMQWQPRQFALSFTYRFKQGEKIDQPKRKKDINANAAGDDQQAPM, encoded by the coding sequence ATGAATCAGACGGAAATTATTAACATTTTTACAAAAAAAACCTTAGGGCTTACTTTTGTACTTTCGGCGGCGGCATTTGCCTTTGCACAGGAGAAGGTCGGTATTTCCGGGTCGGTAGTCAATAAGAGCAACCAGCCCGTTCCTTATGCTTCTGTTACATTCAGTAACAAAGCAAATAAATTATTCAGTGACGCAACGCTGACCGATGAAAAAGGCCAGTATAGGCTTGACCTTGCTCCGGGAGCCTATGACATTACCATAGAAGCCATCGACTATAAAAAAAGTGTTGTCAATAAACAGATTACCGCAGCAGGAAATATCGGGGCCTTGTCCGTCGATCCTGAGACCAGTGCGACAAATCTTAAGACAGGAGATATTCAGGGTGTGGTAATCACGGCTCCTTCTACCAAGCCTTACAAAGTAGAGCTGGATAAAAGAACCTATGACCCTTCCCAGGATATTGTAAGCAAAGGAGGAAACCTGCAGGATGTACTGTCCAACGTTCCTTCCGTTTCAGTGGATACCGATGGTACGGTTTCCATGCGTGGAAGCTCCAATGTAAGGTTTCTTATCAACGGAAAACCTTCTGCCCTTCTTGGTATTGATGACGGCGCCAATGCCTTGCAGAGCATCCCTGCAGACCAGATTGAAAGAATCGAGGTGATCACCAACCCGTCTTCAAAATTTGAAGCCAGCGGAACGGCTGGGATCCTGAATATTATTTTAAAGAAAAGCAAGAAAACAGGGTTTAACGGAAGTATAACCGGAACTTTAGGGTATTTGCCTCAGACTAACCTGAATACGAACCTAAGCTGGAGAAAAGGAAACCTTACCTGGTTCCTGAACGGCGGCGGCGGGTACAGGGAATCTAAGAATACCAGCAGAAACAATGCTACCTATTTCGACGCTGTTAATGCTACCGACAGGTTACAGGCTGACCAGGAGTCTATCACTGAAAGTAAAAATGACAATTACAATGCTACGACAGGCCTTGTATATGATATTTCTGATAAAACTTCGGTAAATGCATCCGGGACCGTTAGAACCTTCGACAGCTCCAATTATGGAAATGTGTTTTATAATTACCGTCTTTTGGATGGAAGTACCCCTTCAACAAGAAGAGAAAACACAGGCTCCAATAATAATTTAGCTTTTCAGGGTGATTTTGGCTTAGACCATAAGTTTGATGACAAAGGCCAGAACCTGTCATTATCATTAAGTTTACAGAGCAGCAGATCATATAATGATACCAATGTTACGCAGACAGAAAGTAATATTGAGAGGCTGACTAATCTCATCAACCAGGATACCACCAATAAAACTTTGGTAGGGAAAGCGGATTATGAACTTCCGATCGGTGAAAATTCAAGGATTGAAGCCGGTTACCGGATTGACATCAATCAAAATTCATATGACAATGATGTGTCTCAGAAGAATGCGCCTTTTCCGGATTATTACTTTTTACCGACATTTACCTACAGAGCCAATTACAGGGAAGTATTTAATGCAGGGTACGTACAGTTTAAAAGCAAAATCGGCAACCTTGGGTATCAGTTGGGCTTAAGGAATGAAAACTCCCAGATAGATATCAAATATCAGAATCTAGATTTTTTCTCGCCCAGGATTGATAAAACCAAGAATTACAACAACCTGTTTCCAAGTGTTTTCTTAAGCTATGAAATTGCAAAAGACAATCAGTTCTTAGTTAATTACTCAAGAAGGATTGACCGTCCGCGATCTTTCTTTCTTATCCCGAATCCAAGCTATACGGATAACCAGAATATATTTGACGGAAATATTGATCTGAACCCATCGTATGTGGATTCTTATGAATTCGGGTACAGCATCTCAAAAAATAAGTTTACCGTTAACCCTACTCTATATTTCAGGCATTCTACTGACGATGTAAAAATGCTGGTATATTCCACTGATGACGGAGCGTTTCATACAAAACCGATCAATTTAGGAACAGATGACCGCTACGGTTTAGACCTGAACTTCAACTGGGATGCTACAAAATGGTTGAAATTATTGGGTAATGTGGATTTATTCGGGTATAAGACAACCGGAATTTCTGATGCTCCGGAACTGAACGGAGAAACAATGTCTTTCGAAGGTTCAGGGTTCTCGTCAAGAGCAAGATTAACCACTACTTTTAAGATTGACAAAACATTCAGCTTCCAGTTCCAGGGCTTTTACAGAGGCGCTCAGAAATCTGAAAACCAGGACAGAAAAGATATGTATGCCATTAGTTTCGGTGCTTCAAAAACAGTGCTGGACGGAAACGGGACGCTCAGCTTCAATATCCAGGATATTTTTAATACCAGAGCCATGAGGAGCATTACCAAAAATGCCAGTTTTGTAAGAGACTCTTACATGCAGTGGCAGCCTAGGCAGTTTGCTCTGTCATTCACTTACAGGTTCAAGCAGGGTGAAAAAATAGACCAGCCTAAAAGGAAAAAAGACATCAATGCCAATGCGGCAGGTGATGACCAGCAGGCACCAATGTAA
- a CDS encoding adenylyltransferase/cytidyltransferase family protein, giving the protein MKTQRIGITFSSFDLLHAGHIKMLEEAKTVCDYLIVGLQIDPSHDRPTKNKPTQTIVERYIQLRAVNAVDEIIPYYTEEDLQDILKSFVIDVRIIGDDYLDRDFTGKKYCEEKGIEIFYNKRDHRFSSSDLRKRIYEAELAKLSKLQAQEDEAVK; this is encoded by the coding sequence ATGAAAACACAGAGAATAGGCATCACATTCTCCTCATTTGACTTATTGCATGCCGGTCACATCAAGATGCTGGAGGAGGCAAAAACAGTTTGCGATTACCTGATCGTTGGTCTGCAGATCGATCCATCACACGACCGGCCTACTAAAAACAAACCTACCCAGACTATCGTGGAACGGTATATTCAGCTACGCGCAGTAAATGCTGTAGACGAAATCATCCCTTATTACACGGAGGAAGACCTTCAGGATATCCTGAAATCTTTTGTGATTGATGTAAGAATCATCGGTGATGATTATCTTGACAGGGATTTCACAGGAAAAAAATATTGTGAAGAAAAGGGAATTGAAATCTTTTACAATAAGAGGGACCACCGGTTTTCTTCCAGTGACCTGAGAAAAAGAATCTATGAGGCAGAACTGGCCAAGCTTTCAAAACTACAGGCTCAGGAAGATGAAGCTGTAAAATAA